From a single Cyclobacterium marinum DSM 745 genomic region:
- a CDS encoding amylo-alpha-1,6-glucosidase: protein MSYIHFDKTQLINLNYSLEKEIIRSNPLGCYTSTTIIGCNTRKYHGLLVAPQPQIDGQLHVLLSNVHESIVQKDAVFNLGINKYPGTYSPRGHKYLEDFDSEPIPKLTYRVGGVIFEKEIILDSTADRVMIRYTLADAVIPTQIRINPFLAFRGYHGLSKANTYVNKKIKKIENGVQVQLYEAYDPLSLQVSMDNDFVPVPDWFYNIEYSKEIERGYDYQEDLYVPGYFEFEMEKGDEVIFSAGLKVANTAELHDNFKKEIERRIPRDNFENCLKNSAGQFISKRDGETRVIAGYPWFGWWGRDTFIALPGLTLTMEDNQTFLDVMDSMTKDLKGAMFPNVGSGVSTNMNSIDAPLWFFWSLQQYIIFTGDKQTILSKYIDKCKGIIDGFKAGTDFKIHVQEDGLISGGVEGVGLTWMDAVTKEGPVTPRIGCPVEINALWYNALRFYHEMTGDEEVRKLADQVEVSFVDRFWSEKKGYLADVVTDEEKDWSIRPNMVFATSLPYSPLSNEQKDCVLEVVKTNLFTNRGLRTLAPSDPRYKGYYKGDQTERDNAYHQGTAWPWLLGHFAEGYLKLHGKQGKKLVESMIDSFDEVMTQYGIGTIAEIYEGDPPHRPKGAISQAWSVGELLRMKYLINNM, encoded by the coding sequence ATGAGCTATATACACTTTGATAAGACTCAACTCATTAACCTCAACTACTCTTTAGAAAAAGAGATCATCCGATCAAACCCTTTGGGTTGTTATACGAGTACAACCATTATTGGCTGCAATACCAGAAAATACCATGGGCTATTGGTTGCTCCACAGCCTCAAATAGATGGTCAACTTCACGTGTTGCTATCTAACGTACATGAAAGCATCGTACAAAAAGATGCTGTCTTTAATTTGGGAATTAATAAATATCCGGGGACCTATTCACCACGGGGACATAAATACCTTGAAGATTTTGATTCTGAACCCATTCCAAAACTTACCTATAGGGTAGGAGGGGTGATTTTTGAAAAAGAAATTATCTTAGATTCTACAGCCGACCGGGTTATGATAAGGTATACCTTGGCAGATGCTGTTATTCCTACCCAAATAAGAATTAATCCATTTCTGGCTTTTCGTGGCTACCACGGATTATCTAAAGCCAATACTTATGTTAATAAAAAAATAAAAAAGATAGAAAATGGCGTACAGGTTCAGCTTTACGAGGCTTATGACCCATTGTCATTACAGGTTTCAATGGACAACGATTTTGTACCTGTGCCGGATTGGTTTTATAATATAGAATACTCAAAAGAAATAGAACGAGGATATGATTATCAGGAAGACCTATATGTACCGGGGTATTTCGAGTTTGAGATGGAAAAAGGTGATGAAGTAATTTTTTCTGCCGGACTGAAAGTAGCCAATACAGCTGAGCTTCACGATAATTTTAAAAAGGAAATTGAAAGAAGAATACCAAGAGATAATTTTGAAAATTGCTTGAAAAATTCTGCCGGCCAATTTATAAGTAAACGCGATGGAGAAACACGTGTGATAGCGGGATACCCTTGGTTCGGCTGGTGGGGTAGAGATACTTTTATAGCGCTGCCGGGGCTTACTTTGACCATGGAAGACAATCAGACCTTTTTAGATGTTATGGATTCCATGACCAAAGATTTAAAAGGAGCGATGTTTCCAAATGTAGGAAGTGGAGTTTCTACAAATATGAACTCTATTGATGCTCCACTTTGGTTCTTCTGGTCTTTGCAACAATATATTATTTTTACAGGAGATAAACAGACAATACTGTCGAAATACATAGATAAATGCAAGGGGATTATAGATGGCTTTAAGGCAGGGACAGATTTTAAAATTCATGTTCAAGAAGATGGACTTATCAGTGGAGGCGTGGAAGGCGTTGGGTTGACATGGATGGATGCCGTGACCAAAGAAGGGCCGGTGACACCACGAATTGGCTGTCCTGTAGAAATCAATGCCCTATGGTACAATGCACTTCGGTTCTATCATGAGATGACCGGGGATGAGGAGGTTCGTAAATTAGCAGATCAGGTGGAGGTGAGCTTTGTAGATCGTTTTTGGTCAGAGAAGAAGGGGTACTTAGCGGATGTGGTCACTGATGAAGAAAAGGATTGGTCCATAAGACCAAACATGGTATTTGCCACTTCATTACCCTATAGTCCTCTTAGTAATGAACAAAAAGACTGCGTGTTGGAGGTGGTAAAGACCAACTTGTTTACGAATAGGGGCTTACGAACCCTAGCGCCCAGTGACCCGCGATACAAGGGCTATTATAAAGGAGACCAAACTGAAAGAGACAATGCCTACCATCAAGGTACTGCATGGCCATGGTTATTGGGGCATTTTGCTGAAGGTTATTTAAAATTGCACGGCAAGCAAGGAAAGAAGTTGGTAGAGTCCATGATTGATAGTTTTGATGAAGTGATGACTCAATATGGAATAGGGACAATTGCGGAAATTTATGAAGGTGACCCTCCCCACAGACCTAAAGGGGCAATATCCCAGGCTTGGAGTGTAGGTGAATTGTTAAGGATGAAATATTTAATCAACAACATGTAA
- a CDS encoding dihydroorotase: MKRILIRDANIVNEGKIIRGDVYIKEGLIYSVGGDLSGKDADIVIDAKGKYLLPGLIDDQVHFREPGLTHKAEIYTESKTAVAGGVTSFMEMPNTIPQSTTHELLEEKYAIGAAKSLANYSFYLGATNDNIETIKSVDVKNVCGVKVFQGSSTGNMLVDNPDSLEAIFRECPILIATHSENDNIIKANLERFKQEYGEDIPAKFHPKIRSEEACYDASKIVVEMARTHGTKLHVLHISTGKEVGLFDNTLPLAEKRITAEACIHHLWFSEEDYNKKGNWIKWNPAIKTSNDRDTILKGVLEGNIDVIATDHAPHTIGEKEQPYLKAPSGGPLLQHGLVALLEMYHNGKISLEQIVQKTSHNVAILFEIESRGFLREGYYADLVLVDLDNSWEVERENVLSKCGWSPFEGQKFRSKVTHTIVSGHLAYENGVFNEEKKGERLKFSRNI; encoded by the coding sequence ATGAAAAGAATACTAATCCGTGATGCAAATATAGTAAATGAAGGTAAGATTATACGTGGAGATGTGTATATAAAGGAGGGCTTGATATATTCGGTGGGTGGAGATTTGTCAGGAAAAGATGCGGATATAGTGATAGATGCCAAAGGCAAATACCTATTACCAGGTTTAATTGATGATCAGGTTCACTTTAGGGAGCCGGGATTGACACATAAGGCTGAAATTTATACAGAAAGTAAAACAGCAGTGGCAGGGGGTGTGACCAGCTTTATGGAAATGCCAAATACCATCCCTCAAAGCACCACCCATGAACTATTGGAGGAGAAATATGCAATTGGAGCGGCTAAGTCCTTAGCAAATTACTCTTTTTATTTAGGAGCAACCAATGACAATATTGAGACCATCAAAAGTGTAGATGTTAAAAATGTTTGTGGAGTGAAGGTTTTTCAAGGGTCCTCCACCGGTAATATGTTGGTAGATAATCCGGACAGTTTGGAGGCCATATTCAGAGAGTGTCCGATTTTGATCGCTACCCATAGTGAGAATGACAACATCATCAAGGCAAACTTAGAAAGATTTAAGCAAGAGTATGGAGAGGATATTCCGGCTAAATTTCACCCTAAAATCAGATCAGAGGAAGCCTGTTATGATGCTTCCAAAATTGTAGTAGAAATGGCGCGTACCCATGGTACAAAATTGCATGTATTGCATATCAGTACCGGGAAAGAAGTGGGTTTATTTGACAATACGTTGCCTCTTGCTGAAAAAAGGATTACTGCAGAGGCTTGCATACATCATTTATGGTTTTCTGAAGAGGATTATAACAAAAAAGGAAATTGGATCAAATGGAACCCGGCCATCAAAACTTCAAATGACAGGGATACCATATTAAAAGGGGTATTAGAAGGCAATATCGATGTAATAGCTACTGATCATGCGCCACACACTATTGGAGAAAAAGAGCAGCCCTATCTTAAAGCTCCTTCAGGAGGGCCTCTATTGCAGCATGGTTTGGTGGCCTTACTTGAAATGTACCATAATGGAAAAATTAGTTTGGAGCAAATCGTTCAGAAAACGAGCCACAATGTTGCCATACTTTTTGAAATTGAAAGCAGGGGCTTTTTAAGAGAGGGATATTATGCAGACCTAGTATTGGTAGATTTGGACAATTCTTGGGAAGTAGAAAGGGAAAATGTGCTTTCTAAATGTGGTTGGTCTCCTTTCGAAGGTCAAAAGTTTAGGTCAAAAGTTACCCATACGATAGTTTCAGGCCATTTGGCTTATGAGAATGGGGTCTTTAATGAAGAAAAAAAGGGTGAAAGACTTAAATTTTCAAGAAATATCTAG
- a CDS encoding glycosyltransferase family 4 protein, with amino-acid sequence MKVLMFGWEFPPHISGGLGTACYGLVKGMDHHKQDLIFVVPKLWGDEDPLAEFVNASEIEIDYRERRFRDIWKSLTYLEVSSFLIPYLSPEEYHNHTERLLKDQDELESSVLANKFSFSGKYGKDLILEVSRYALVAAQIAKNKKFDLIHAHDWLSFPAGIAAKQISGKPMIAHVHATEFDRSGQTVNQRVYDIEKAGMEAADKIIAVSQLTKNTIVTKYGIPEEKVTVVHNAVLDTSIIKSHVEKKVPEKIVTFLGRITFQKGPEYFVEAAAKVIKKDENVRFVMAGSGDLLNRMIQRVAELRIGTKFHFTGFLKGDDVDKMFALSDVYVMPSVSEPFGISPLEAVRHSTPVIISKQSGVAEVLQNAVKVDFWDIDAMADSIFALLHYNGISKMFKEMGREELKRLKWEHVAEKVIGIYKQTVNQ; translated from the coding sequence ATGAAAGTATTAATGTTTGGTTGGGAATTTCCTCCTCATATTTCTGGTGGTTTAGGTACTGCCTGTTATGGTTTAGTCAAAGGGATGGACCACCACAAACAAGACCTGATTTTTGTTGTTCCCAAACTCTGGGGTGATGAAGATCCATTGGCTGAATTTGTGAACGCGAGTGAAATAGAAATTGATTATAGGGAACGTCGATTTCGAGACATTTGGAAAAGCCTTACCTACCTTGAGGTGAGTTCTTTCCTTATACCCTACCTTAGCCCTGAGGAATATCATAACCATACCGAACGACTGCTTAAAGATCAGGATGAGCTTGAATCCAGCGTGCTGGCCAATAAGTTTAGTTTTAGTGGTAAATATGGTAAAGACTTGATTTTGGAGGTGTCGCGCTATGCGCTGGTTGCTGCTCAGATTGCCAAAAATAAAAAGTTTGACTTGATTCATGCACATGATTGGCTTTCCTTTCCCGCTGGAATTGCCGCCAAACAGATTAGTGGGAAACCCATGATAGCGCATGTTCATGCAACTGAATTTGACCGTTCAGGGCAAACCGTAAATCAAAGGGTTTACGATATAGAAAAAGCCGGAATGGAGGCAGCGGATAAAATTATCGCCGTAAGCCAACTCACCAAAAACACGATAGTGACCAAATATGGAATCCCTGAAGAAAAAGTAACTGTGGTTCATAATGCTGTTTTGGATACAAGCATCATCAAGTCACATGTAGAGAAAAAAGTGCCGGAAAAAATTGTTACTTTTTTAGGTAGGATAACCTTTCAGAAAGGTCCTGAATATTTCGTGGAAGCTGCGGCAAAAGTGATAAAAAAAGATGAAAATGTCAGGTTCGTAATGGCAGGGTCCGGAGATCTTCTCAATCGAATGATCCAAAGGGTTGCCGAACTAAGGATAGGAACAAAATTTCATTTTACAGGATTCCTCAAAGGGGATGATGTAGACAAAATGTTTGCCCTAAGCGATGTGTATGTTATGCCTTCCGTTTCAGAGCCATTTGGAATATCCCCACTAGAGGCTGTAAGGCACAGTACTCCGGTGATTATATCCAAACAGTCCGGCGTTGCAGAAGTCCTGCAAAATGCAGTGAAGGTGGATTTCTGGGATATCGATGCAATGGCTGATTCCATTTTTGCATTGTTGCATTACAATGGGATATCCAAAATGTTTAAAGAAATGGGAAGAGAAGAATTAAAAAGGCTCAAATGGGAGCACGTTGCCGAAAAAGTAATAGGTATTTATAAGCAAACCGTTAATCAATAG
- a CDS encoding DEAD/DEAH box helicase: MSDQLSSFENFKLNNQLLNAVKEIGYEKPTPIQEKAIPLALAGHDILGIAQTGTGKTAAYVLPLLYKVKYAQGQHPRALIMAPTRELVMQIEEAVVGFGKYTDLRYVCLYGGLGPKPQIEKLQEGVDIIIATPGRFIDLYHKGEIYTRDIKTMVLDEADKMLDMGFLPQIKNILEVIPVKRQNLLFSATFSQRVENLSYEFLEFPERVEVAPQATTAETIAQVKYFVPNIRTKLDLLLRLVNEDGFERGIIFTKSRKNADTVHQYLQKNQSGSIRVIHANKGQNTRINSMDDFKKGEVKILVATDVAARGLDVSLVSHVINFDVPLIYEDYVHRIGRTGRAENEGKAATFINPAEAFHFEKIESIIRKLVPEQEIPEEITQHKTPFEEKQAYEREIDKQKRGDDPEFKGAFHEKKGYSKPYKEKEEKRGNKNSKAKRNRNQMKKKSKHKNK, encoded by the coding sequence ATGTCCGATCAGCTATCATCTTTCGAAAATTTTAAACTGAATAACCAACTTTTAAATGCTGTGAAGGAAATTGGTTATGAAAAACCTACGCCTATACAGGAAAAAGCCATCCCTTTGGCTTTGGCCGGTCACGACATACTGGGCATCGCCCAAACAGGAACGGGCAAAACTGCGGCCTATGTCTTGCCCTTATTGTACAAAGTAAAATACGCACAAGGCCAGCACCCTCGTGCTTTAATTATGGCTCCCACAAGAGAACTGGTAATGCAGATTGAGGAGGCTGTTGTAGGTTTCGGTAAATATACAGATTTAAGGTATGTTTGCCTCTATGGTGGCTTGGGGCCAAAACCACAGATTGAAAAGCTACAAGAAGGAGTGGACATTATCATTGCAACTCCCGGAAGGTTCATAGACCTCTACCACAAGGGTGAAATTTACACCAGAGATATTAAAACCATGGTATTGGATGAAGCTGACAAAATGTTGGACATGGGCTTCCTTCCGCAAATAAAAAACATCTTGGAAGTGATCCCTGTCAAGCGGCAAAACCTCTTGTTTTCCGCCACCTTCAGCCAACGAGTAGAAAATCTTTCTTATGAATTCCTTGAATTTCCCGAGCGTGTAGAAGTTGCCCCTCAAGCGACTACCGCCGAAACCATAGCTCAAGTAAAATATTTTGTTCCCAATATCAGAACAAAGTTAGACCTATTGCTAAGACTTGTCAACGAGGATGGTTTTGAAAGAGGGATAATCTTTACCAAGTCGCGTAAAAATGCAGACACCGTCCATCAATACCTTCAAAAAAATCAATCCGGAAGTATTCGGGTAATTCATGCCAACAAAGGTCAAAACACAAGGATCAACAGCATGGATGATTTCAAAAAAGGAGAGGTAAAAATCCTGGTGGCTACAGATGTAGCGGCCAGAGGCTTAGATGTAAGTTTGGTTAGTCATGTAATCAATTTTGATGTACCCTTAATTTACGAGGACTATGTACACCGGATCGGCCGAACAGGTAGGGCTGAAAATGAAGGAAAAGCAGCTACATTTATTAACCCTGCCGAAGCTTTTCATTTCGAAAAAATAGAATCCATCATCCGAAAGCTTGTCCCCGAGCAAGAAATCCCTGAAGAAATCACCCAACATAAAACACCTTTTGAAGAAAAACAGGCTTATGAAAGGGAGATCGACAAACAAAAAAGAGGCGATGACCCTGAATTTAAGGGGGCATTTCATGAAAAAAAGGGGTACTCGAAACCTTATAAAGAGAAAGAAGAAAAGCGCGGCAACAAAAACAGCAAGGCCAAACGAAACAGAAATCAAATGAAGAAAAAAAGCAAGCACAAGAACAAATAG